The stretch of DNA CCGGAAAGTTTCACTCTGTAATTATAAATATCCACCGGATATTTTTTGCCTGACACCGCGAAAGCGAAAACGCCGTTTTCCATTGTGATCCGGCCGCTCCTGTATTCCTGAGGGTCTTCGGCATCCTCAACCAAAGGATGCGCGTAAAAATCTATGTCCGGTTTCTCGCTCCATGAATCGGCGAAGGCGGATGAGGCGGCGACAAGAACGCAAAACAGGATATTTCTTATTTTGAAAAGCATCACGGCGTTCGCCCTTTTTTATGCCCCGCGAAAAGATATGCGGCGGTCAGGGATGTGGCGGGGATCGTCAATATGAGTACAAAACTCGCCAGCAGGCTCTGGAGAATGATCCCTGAAACAGCCTCATAATTTATAAATCTCAGGAAAGGCACGCCGCAAACGCGCGCGTTGAGGACGAGAGCAAGAGACGCCCCCGCAAAAACAAAGATAAGAGAGTTTATCATCGTCGCGAGCATGTCTCCGCCGACGGATATGCCCCGCAGGCAGAGCTGGATAACGCTCATATCAGAGCGCTCAGCGTGGAGTTCGTTCACGAAGGAAGCCACCCCCACGCTCACGTCAACGGCCATTCCGAGAGCCGCGAGCATTATCGCGGCAGATGCCATCAGGAAGAAATCTATTTCAGCTATGTTTCCCGCCCGGGACATGGCCATTATCCTGCGCGCGCCGTCAAAATAAAAACCGCTTATGTGCGCGGCCTTCAGAAAAACGAAAGCCATGAGTGAGGCGAGAACAATACTTCCCGCCGTGCCGGCGGCGGCAGCTGCGGTTTTTTTAGTGGCTCCGGTTATCAGAAGAAGTGTCGTTCCCGCGCTTAAAAGCGAAAACAAAAAAACAGCCGCCACGGGATTAAAGCCGTTTTTCAAAACCGGAACGAATGCGCCCACAAAAAGAAAGATGTTGAAAGCCATAGCCGCTAAAACAGCCGCGGCTCGGCGGCCGATAACGGCAAAAAGAAGCAGGGCAAAAAACGCGAGGAACAGCTTAAGCTCACTTCCCCGGCTGTAGCCTTTTATCCTCACGCCCTCCATCTCTCCGTCGGGATCGTAATCTATCCGCAGCGCCGCCTTATCTCCTTTTTCCAGGATCGTGTTGTAGGCGGGATCATCCCAGAGATAATTTTTTGCCTGAACCCTGACGCCCTTGAATTTTCCGTTCAGGATAAGGAATTCCGCTTCCTCAATATCGGTATTCCCGCGTGATGACTCCATGAGACGGCCTGTCACAAATTCAGATGATGCTTCAGAGGCGGACGGTGACAAAAAAAATAAAAAAAATAGAACCGTGAAGTTCCTGGTCAATGCAGCACTTCTTCGCGCTTGCGGCTGGCCAGCAGGATAACATCTTCAAGTTCGGCTTTTGAGGACGCCGCCATCCACTTCTCCTCAAAATCTTTTTCCTGCACTATTTCGGCTATGGCCATAAGAGACCTCAGATAAAAATTCCTCTCGTCGGTGCTGGCCACGATAAAAAATAATGTTTTTATGGGGTCGGGGCTGTTGGGGAATATCACGCCTTCTTTTGCCCGCACAAGTATCATTGTGAAAATTTTTTCTCCGTCGATTATGATGTGCGGTATGGCCAGGCCTTTTTTTATAACGGTGGCCGAGATCTTTTCCCTTTCAATAAACTGCCCGTAAAGTTCCCCCGCGTCCATTTTCAGAAGTTTGGCGAATTGTTCGGATATCTTCCTGAAAAAATCATGAGATGAAAAAGTGCCGCTCATATCCACTATTATGGAATCCTTTACTAACAAGTCAAAGCGGTCCTCCATTATACTGTCCCGCTCAAAAAGAACGCCTTTGAGCTCCCTGTTCAAAGTGTCCGTGCTTATCTGGCGGCCTATCACCCTTTCAACCACATGGATGAGCGCCGATTTCTTCGCTTCCAGCCTGTAGGGATAAAGCAGATACCACAGGAGCGCCACCCCGAAGAATAAGCCGGTAGAGATGAGCGCGAACGCGCCCATTGAGACTATAAGCGCGGCATAGAACGCGATCCCCGCTATTTGAAGATAAGGATACAGCGGAGCCCTGAACACCGGCCGGTAATTGGGCAGTTTGGATTCTCTCATGAATATCAGCGCGGTATTCGCGAGGATAAACAGCGTTATCATTGTGGCCGACGCCACTTTGACAAGTTTTTCTATGTCAAACGCGAATATCATTATCAGCATCGCCGCCGATGTGAATAAGATCGGCCAATGCGGCGCGCCCCGGCGGTTGATCCTTGAAAAAATATCCGGCATCAGATTATCCCTGCTCATTGCCAGTGGCGCGCGGGAGGCCGTCATAATACCCGCGTTCGCCGTGGGGACAAAAGCCAGGATGGCCCCGAAGGCAAGCAGCGCCACACCGGGCGCTCCGGCAAAAACCCCCGCGCCGGCGCTCAATGGCGTGAGCGTGTTGATCAAGATATCCGATTCCAGCACACCAACGGTGACAAAAATGGCCAGAGCGTAAAGGCACACCACTGCCGTCCAGGCCAGCAGCATTCCAAGCGGTATATTTCTCGTCGGGTTCTCCACCTCTTCGGCAATGCTGGCCACTTTTGCCACGCCGCCGAATGACACAAACACCAGGGCGGCTGTTGAAAAAATAACGGAAAAGCCCGTGTCCCAAAACCCCCTGAAATGATCCAGCTTCACGGCGGTCGCGCCCCAGAGAATATACGCGACGCACACACCTATCAGGACAGAGACTATCCATATCTGATATTTAGCCGCTAGATGCACGCCTTTGAGA from Candidatus Omnitrophota bacterium encodes:
- a CDS encoding amino acid permease codes for the protein AFALVGIGAFLTIIYPGATEIQMDVIAAAFCVFFTVINLKGVHLAAKYQIWIVSVLIGVCVAYILWGATAVKLDHFRGFWDTGFSVIFSTAALVFVSFGGVAKVASIAEEVENPTRNIPLGMLLAWTAVVCLYALAIFVTVGVLESDILINTLTPLSAGAGVFAGAPGVALLAFGAILAFVPTANAGIMTASRAPLAMSRDNLMPDIFSRINRRGAPHWPILFTSAAMLIMIFAFDIEKLVKVASATMITLFILANTALIFMRESKLPNYRPVFRAPLYPYLQIAGIAFYAALIVSMGAFALISTGLFFGVALLWYLLYPYRLEAKKSALIHVVERVIGRQISTDTLNRELKGVLFERDSIMEDRFDLLVKDSIIVDMSGTFSSHDFFRKISEQFAKLLKMDAGELYGQFIEREKISATVIKKGLAIPHIIIDGEKIFTMILVRAKEGVIFPNSPDPIKTLFFIVASTDERNFYLRSLMAIAEIVQEKDFEEKWMAASSKAELEDVILLASRKREEVLH
- a CDS encoding YibE/F family protein; translation: MESSRGNTDIEEAEFLILNGKFKGVRVQAKNYLWDDPAYNTILEKGDKAALRIDYDPDGEMEGVRIKGYSRGSELKLFLAFFALLLFAVIGRRAAAVLAAMAFNIFLFVGAFVPVLKNGFNPVAAVFLFSLLSAGTTLLLITGATKKTAAAAAGTAGSIVLASLMAFVFLKAAHISGFYFDGARRIMAMSRAGNIAEIDFFLMASAAIMLAALGMAVDVSVGVASFVNELHAERSDMSVIQLCLRGISVGGDMLATMINSLIFVFAGASLALVLNARVCGVPFLRFINYEAVSGIILQSLLASFVLILTIPATSLTAAYLFAGHKKGRTP